A single Deinococcus betulae DNA region contains:
- a CDS encoding transglutaminase family protein: protein MRCEIRHATEYHYPTPAWDSFNQVRLHPSQEERQTVRSFHLSVTPDAEVSSHRDYFGAIVHHVHVHDPHTHLKIEAQAIVDTHARPDPEPVQVMALAAERGRHTEFLVPCPRVPAGPWPEVFHVARPDPSDDLPAYLVALNTQLYRRFTYDTKATSVSTPLAEFAKDGRGVCQDFTHAMLGVTRQLGIPARYVSGYLYSGGEMLGAEATHAWVECLVPGYGWLGLDPTNNCMAGEKHVKIGHGREYSDVSPVRGTYYGGGRGKMDVAVHVYSEQ, encoded by the coding sequence ATGCGCTGTGAGATTCGCCACGCCACCGAGTACCACTACCCCACGCCAGCCTGGGACTCATTCAATCAGGTGCGCCTGCACCCGTCTCAGGAAGAGCGGCAGACCGTGCGGTCGTTTCACCTCTCGGTCACGCCCGACGCCGAGGTCTCGTCTCACCGGGACTACTTTGGGGCCATTGTCCATCACGTGCATGTCCACGACCCCCATACCCACCTGAAGATCGAGGCGCAGGCCATCGTGGACACCCACGCTCGGCCAGACCCCGAGCCCGTACAGGTGATGGCCCTGGCCGCCGAGCGGGGACGGCACACCGAATTTCTGGTGCCCTGTCCACGCGTGCCCGCCGGGCCCTGGCCTGAGGTCTTTCATGTGGCCCGGCCAGACCCCAGTGATGACCTGCCGGCCTATCTGGTGGCCCTCAACACGCAGTTGTACCGGCGCTTTACCTATGACACCAAGGCCACCAGTGTCAGCACGCCACTGGCTGAATTTGCCAAAGATGGCCGGGGCGTCTGCCAGGACTTTACCCACGCCATGCTGGGCGTGACGCGGCAGTTGGGTATTCCGGCGCGTTATGTCAGCGGGTATCTGTACAGCGGCGGCGAGATGCTGGGCGCCGAGGCCACCCACGCCTGGGTGGAATGCCTGGTGCCGGGCTACGGCTGGCTGGGCCTGGACCCCACCAACAACTGTATGGCCGGCGAAAAGCACGTCAAGATAGGCCACGGCCGCGAGTACAGCGACGTGTCACCCGTGCGCGGCACCTACTACGGCGGCGGGCGAGGCAAAATGGACGTGGCGGTTCACGTCTACAGCGAGCAATAG
- a CDS encoding DUF937 domain-containing protein, with amino-acid sequence MMDILNQLGGLSGAGQTLGGQLGTSPQQTQSAVEAALPLLLGALTRNAAQPGGLDALSGALDRHDGSALGAFGQGQLPDTADGQKILGHVFGGQQTQAAQAVGRRAGIDPQLAMQLLTMLAPLVLGYLSRQRQGQVGGAQPQGGGLGSILGGLLGGSGGNLGGLLGGLLGGGQPASQPSSDPSRQGGSVLGGGQVIPGFPSQGGAQTSGGSGDLFGTLNRALDRDGDGGALDDLIGMFGGRR; translated from the coding sequence ATGATGGATATTTTGAACCAGCTGGGCGGCCTGAGCGGCGCCGGACAGACCCTCGGCGGGCAACTGGGCACCAGCCCGCAGCAGACACAATCGGCCGTCGAAGCGGCGCTGCCGCTGCTGCTGGGCGCCCTGACGCGCAACGCCGCGCAGCCGGGGGGCCTGGACGCCCTGAGCGGCGCCCTGGACCGCCACGACGGCTCGGCGCTGGGCGCTTTTGGTCAGGGACAGTTGCCCGACACGGCTGACGGTCAGAAGATTCTGGGGCATGTATTTGGCGGCCAGCAGACGCAGGCCGCGCAAGCTGTGGGCCGCCGCGCCGGCATTGACCCGCAGCTGGCCATGCAGCTGCTAACCATGCTGGCCCCGCTGGTGCTGGGGTATCTCAGCCGCCAGCGGCAGGGCCAGGTAGGCGGCGCCCAGCCTCAGGGCGGCGGCCTGGGCAGCATTCTGGGTGGGCTGCTGGGCGGCTCCGGCGGCAACCTGGGCGGCCTGCTCGGGGGCCTCCTGGGCGGTGGACAGCCGGCCTCTCAGCCCAGCTCTGACCCCTCCCGTCAGGGCGGCAGCGTCCTGGGCGGTGGCCAGGTGATTCCGGGCTTTCCCAGTCAGGGTGGGGCTCAGACCAGCGGCGGCTCGGGTGACCTGTTCGGCACCCTGAACCGTGCGCTGGACCGGGACGGCGACGGCGGCGCGCTGGATGACCTGATTGGCATGTTTGGCGGCCGGCGGTAA
- a CDS encoding enolase C-terminal domain-like protein: MSAPTVARVQGLPYRLPLTSALAWGAHAALNAAEHVLVQVTLSDGTVGLAEATPRPTIYGETAASVMAILAHLEAGLAGVPITDEAALNRVRNSVANNHTARGALDMALHDARARAQGQSLFDHWLGPQPRVRVSFILGIAPPTEMLAEAQRVVEAGVRCLKVKVGRDHRRDLDVIAALRREFGQAVQLYADSNETLTPDTAPAALNAMREAGLLYVEEPLPARDLKARAALHTQGRLPIVADDSCFTPADLARELDFDTFDVLNVKTARNGFTDGHAMLRAAAGRGKRGMVGSQASTGLGTLHAALLATQAEVTEPCELSFVLKLQDDLLNAPIEFQDGWLDVTGLRDHALDPAKLRRYRL; this comes from the coding sequence ATGAGTGCGCCCACCGTCGCGCGGGTGCAGGGCCTGCCCTACCGCCTGCCGCTGACCTCGGCCCTCGCCTGGGGCGCCCACGCGGCCCTGAACGCCGCCGAGCATGTACTGGTGCAGGTCACCCTGTCGGACGGCACGGTGGGCCTGGCCGAGGCGACCCCACGCCCCACGATTTACGGCGAGACGGCCGCCAGTGTGATGGCGATCTTGGCCCATCTAGAGGCGGGCCTGGCCGGGGTGCCGATCACGGATGAGGCAGCCTTAAACCGCGTCCGGAACAGCGTGGCGAACAACCACACAGCTCGGGGCGCACTGGACATGGCCCTGCACGACGCCCGCGCCCGCGCGCAGGGACAGAGCCTCTTCGACCACTGGCTGGGGCCGCAGCCACGGGTGCGCGTCAGTTTCATTCTGGGCATCGCGCCGCCCACCGAGATGCTGGCCGAGGCCCAGCGCGTCGTGGAGGCCGGCGTGCGCTGCCTGAAGGTCAAGGTGGGCCGCGACCACCGCCGTGACCTGGACGTCATTGCCGCCCTGCGCCGCGAGTTTGGCCAGGCTGTTCAGCTGTACGCCGACAGCAACGAAACCCTGACCCCGGATACGGCCCCCGCTGCCCTGAACGCCATGCGCGAGGCGGGGCTGCTGTACGTCGAAGAGCCTCTGCCCGCCCGTGACTTAAAGGCGCGCGCCGCCCTGCACACCCAGGGACGCCTGCCTATCGTGGCCGACGACTCGTGCTTTACCCCCGCCGACCTGGCCCGCGAACTGGACTTTGACACCTTCGACGTGCTGAACGTTAAAACGGCCCGCAACGGCTTCACGGACGGCCACGCCATGCTGCGCGCGGCGGCTGGTCGGGGCAAGCGGGGCATGGTGGGCTCCCAGGCCAGCACCGGGCTGGGCACCCTGCACGCCGCGCTGCTGGCGACCCAGGCCGAGGTCACCGAGCCCTGCGAGCTGAGCTTTGTGCTGAAGTTGCAAGATGACCTGCTCAACGCGCCCATTGAGTTTCAGGACGGCTGGCTGGATGTGACCGGGCTGCGCGACCATGCCCTGGACCCAGCTAAGCTCCGCCGTTACCGCCTCTGA
- a CDS encoding alpha-E domain-containing protein, translating into MLLLSRLAENLYWTGRYMERAENTARLLSVNYYATLESATRARDHWRPLLDLTGGETALRERYGRIDARSVSAWLAFDRDNPASIASSLARARENARGLRDRIPSEMWEAVNRAYLNLCFETGAVLDRDGLFEYCVAARDASQFFFGIAFATLPRDEGWAFMRTGQMLERADNVLRVLQARLEQSGEVQGVPAAPAGNDPAARMVVEQRWVNVLKGASAFEAYRKCEHAGLEPRRIAAFLLLDDAFPRSVRYSAENLHDALGQIERRHPGAHPELLRLSRWLVARLQYAAIDDILEGGSPSLDELLTEVNRVGAAINAAYFEEE; encoded by the coding sequence ATGCTGCTGCTTTCTCGCCTGGCCGAGAACCTGTACTGGACGGGCCGCTATATGGAACGCGCCGAGAACACCGCCCGCCTCCTGAGCGTCAATTACTACGCCACGCTGGAATCGGCCACGCGGGCACGGGATCACTGGCGCCCCCTGCTGGACCTGACGGGCGGCGAGACAGCCCTGCGTGAGCGCTACGGCCGAATTGACGCCCGCAGCGTCAGCGCGTGGCTGGCTTTTGACCGGGACAACCCCGCCAGTATTGCCAGCAGCCTGGCCCGCGCCCGCGAGAACGCGCGGGGCCTGCGCGACCGCATTCCCAGCGAGATGTGGGAAGCCGTCAACCGCGCCTACCTGAACCTGTGTTTCGAGACCGGCGCCGTGCTGGACCGCGACGGCCTTTTTGAATACTGCGTGGCGGCGCGCGACGCATCTCAATTTTTCTTTGGCATCGCCTTTGCCACCCTGCCGCGCGACGAAGGCTGGGCTTTTATGCGCACTGGGCAGATGCTGGAGCGCGCCGACAATGTGCTTCGTGTGCTGCAGGCCCGGCTGGAACAGAGCGGCGAGGTGCAGGGGGTGCCTGCCGCGCCAGCGGGCAACGACCCGGCCGCCCGCATGGTCGTGGAGCAGCGCTGGGTCAACGTTCTGAAAGGGGCCAGTGCCTTTGAGGCTTACCGCAAGTGCGAGCATGCGGGCCTGGAACCCCGGCGCATCGCGGCGTTTTTGCTGCTGGACGACGCCTTCCCGCGCAGCGTGCGCTACAGCGCCGAGAACCTGCACGACGCCCTGGGGCAAATTGAGAGGCGCCACCCCGGCGCCCACCCCGAGCTGCTGCGCCTGTCCCGCTGGCTGGTGGCCCGGCTGCAATACGCCGCCATTGACGACATTCTCGAAGGCGGCTCACCGTCCCTTGACGAGCTGCTGACCGAGGTCAACCGGGTGGGGGCGGCCATCAATGCGGCGTATTTTGAAGAGGAATAG
- a CDS encoding AAA family ATPase, whose amino-acid sequence MSADLPYLRAAPPAPGHQEARLADLPLTVLVGVTGVGKSTALAALGAGMRLLPDRREVTDTVMIAPLAGGPVRDREQRFALTARYRQTHPGGMAQALGSLLADTRHWQGPLVFDGLRGLDEVRYAAQTFAAWRFVALGAPDAVRVRRLLGRADAFDQLDAAALGHDLRADLAALDGAGTVFSAAELDSLAALPTDGFAPAEVLAKTRIVLSERRHYDPAAAEAFLHTLPPKRALVLDTVALAPAGVAAAIQAWANGSRA is encoded by the coding sequence GTGAGTGCCGACCTTCCCTATTTGCGCGCCGCCCCGCCAGCGCCTGGCCACCAGGAGGCCCGGCTGGCCGACCTGCCCCTGACCGTCCTGGTGGGGGTGACGGGCGTCGGCAAAAGCACGGCCCTGGCCGCCCTGGGCGCGGGCATGCGGCTGCTGCCTGACCGGCGCGAGGTCACTGACACCGTGATGATTGCCCCGCTGGCTGGCGGGCCGGTGCGTGACCGCGAGCAGCGCTTTGCCCTGACGGCGCGCTACCGCCAGACCCACCCCGGCGGCATGGCGCAGGCCCTGGGGTCGCTGCTGGCCGATACCCGGCACTGGCAGGGGCCACTGGTGTTTGACGGCCTGCGCGGGCTGGACGAGGTGCGGTATGCCGCGCAGACCTTTGCGGCGTGGCGTTTTGTGGCGTTGGGCGCCCCCGATGCGGTGCGGGTGCGCCGCCTGCTGGGCCGCGCCGACGCCTTTGACCAGCTGGACGCCGCCGCGCTGGGCCACGACCTGCGCGCCGACCTGGCCGCGCTGGACGGCGCCGGAACAGTGTTCTCGGCGGCCGAGCTGGACAGTCTGGCGGCGCTGCCCACAGACGGCTTTGCCCCGGCCGAGGTGCTGGCCAAAACCCGGATTGTGCTGTCCGAACGTCGGCATTACGACCCAGCCGCTGCCGAGGCATTTCTGCACACCCTGCCCCCCAAGCGGGCGCTGGTGCTGGACACCGTGGCCCTGGCCCCGGCTGGGGTGGCGGCGGCGATTCAGGCGTGGGCGAACGGGAGCCGCGCATGA
- a CDS encoding 3-deoxy-7-phosphoheptulonate synthase translates to MTHPEPAVAPGRTENLNVSGFTPLITPRALKARCPLTPAAERTVLAGRRAAQDILHGRDDRLLVVVGPCSIHDHEQALTYARRLAALRTQVQDRLEVQMRVYVDKPRTTVGWRGYLLDPDMTGANDINKGLEWTRGLMVEVSELGLPVATELLDPFAPQYVFDAVAWACLGARTTESQTHRVMASAVSAPMGFKNGTGGGIKLAVDAIVASRSPHAFFTIDDDGQGCIVHTLGNPDGHVILRGGRGGPNYAPQFVQEAAALMGAAGLSPAVMVDCSHANSGSDHTRQGLVWRDVLHQRAAGQHAIRGLMIESNLRAGKQAIPADLSTLVPGLSVTDACVGWDETEALLLEAHAALGRAPVGQS, encoded by the coding sequence ATGACCCACCCTGAACCTGCCGTCGCCCCTGGCCGCACCGAGAACCTGAATGTCAGCGGCTTTACGCCCCTGATTACGCCGCGCGCCCTGAAAGCCCGCTGTCCCCTGACCCCGGCCGCCGAGCGCACCGTGCTGGCCGGGCGCCGGGCTGCACAGGACATTCTGCATGGCCGGGACGACCGCCTGCTCGTGGTGGTGGGACCCTGTTCTATTCATGACCATGAGCAGGCCCTGACCTACGCCCGGCGGCTGGCCGCACTGCGCACGCAGGTACAGGACCGCCTGGAAGTGCAGATGCGCGTTTATGTGGACAAGCCACGCACCACGGTGGGCTGGCGCGGCTACCTGCTGGACCCCGACATGACCGGCGCCAACGACATCAACAAGGGCCTGGAATGGACCCGGGGGCTGATGGTCGAAGTGAGCGAGCTGGGGCTGCCCGTGGCCACCGAACTGCTGGACCCTTTTGCGCCGCAGTACGTCTTTGACGCCGTGGCCTGGGCCTGTCTGGGTGCCCGCACCACCGAGTCGCAGACCCACCGCGTCATGGCCAGCGCTGTCAGCGCCCCGATGGGCTTCAAGAACGGCACGGGCGGCGGCATCAAGCTGGCGGTGGACGCCATTGTGGCCTCGCGCTCACCCCACGCCTTTTTCACCATTGACGACGACGGCCAGGGCTGCATCGTGCATACGCTGGGCAATCCAGACGGGCACGTCATCCTGCGCGGCGGGCGCGGCGGCCCCAACTACGCGCCGCAGTTTGTGCAGGAGGCGGCGGCTCTGATGGGCGCTGCGGGCCTCAGTCCGGCCGTGATGGTGGACTGTTCGCACGCCAACAGCGGCTCGGACCACACGCGGCAGGGGCTGGTCTGGCGCGACGTGCTGCACCAGCGCGCCGCCGGCCAGCACGCTATTCGTGGCCTGATGATTGAAAGCAACCTGCGGGCCGGCAAGCAGGCCATTCCAGCCGACCTGAGCACGCTGGTTCCTGGCCTGAGCGTTACCGACGCCTGTGTGGGCTGGGACGAGACCGAGGCGCTGCTCCTTGAAGCCCACGCTGCTCTGGGCCGCGCTCCAGTGGGCCAGTCCTAG
- a CDS encoding circularly permuted type 2 ATP-grasp protein codes for MKYEPGNRFYDEMFTPGGQVRPHYAGVQAYVDDLGVPEFARRHELLDLAFRNQGITFTVYGDAQGTERTFPFDPVPRIVPASEWGQIEAGLTQRVRALNAFLQDIYSEAQILGDGVIPAELVYTSAHFRREVHGVRPPGGIFTHVVGTDLIRDEQGDYLVLEDNLRSPSGVSYLLANRQAMTRIYPGMFEGQGVRPVGHYATALLALLQSVSPRENGTAVVLTPGMYNSAYFEHAYLAQQMGIELVEGRDLFVDAGRVWMRSTGGRRQVDVIYRRIDDDFLDPLAFRRDSTLGVAGLIEVYRQGRVAIANAVGTGVADDKAVYAYVPDMIRYYLNETPLLRNVPTFLGWNADHLDHMLANAGELVFKAVGEAGGYGMLIGPASTQAEQEAYLERVRRDPREFIAQPVVGLSRHPTFYPDGRQFEAAHIDLRPYVLYGQNVTIVPGGLTRVALTRGSLVVNSSQGGGSKDTWVLEHDGPATPVAMSQLLHGDTQSQAQTQGQGRQSQSQSQTGGGTQSQSQFQGGFGSVPLGAETTPADDAHTAHVRERAAEEAQVEAYGQSQEAWGRVPAPPSAPDESPGGHSYQQQLEKAELDSPTQEDR; via the coding sequence ATGAAGTACGAGCCGGGCAACAGGTTTTACGATGAGATGTTCACGCCAGGCGGCCAGGTGCGGCCCCACTACGCGGGGGTGCAGGCGTATGTGGACGACCTGGGCGTGCCCGAATTCGCGCGCCGCCACGAACTGCTGGACCTGGCATTTCGCAACCAGGGCATCACCTTTACGGTGTACGGCGACGCCCAGGGCACCGAGCGCACCTTTCCCTTTGACCCGGTGCCGCGCATCGTGCCGGCCTCCGAGTGGGGGCAGATAGAAGCCGGGCTGACCCAGCGGGTGCGCGCCCTGAACGCCTTCTTGCAGGACATCTACTCGGAGGCCCAGATTCTGGGGGACGGCGTTATTCCCGCCGAACTGGTGTACACCTCGGCGCATTTCCGGCGCGAGGTTCACGGCGTGCGGCCCCCCGGCGGCATCTTTACCCATGTGGTGGGCACCGACCTGATCCGCGACGAGCAGGGCGACTATCTGGTGCTGGAAGACAATCTGCGCTCGCCCAGCGGGGTGTCATACCTGCTGGCCAACCGCCAGGCCATGACCCGCATCTACCCCGGCATGTTCGAGGGCCAGGGGGTGCGCCCGGTGGGGCACTACGCCACGGCGCTACTGGCCCTGCTGCAAAGTGTCAGCCCCCGCGAGAACGGCACGGCCGTCGTGCTGACCCCTGGCATGTACAACAGCGCCTACTTTGAACACGCCTACCTGGCCCAGCAGATGGGCATTGAACTGGTCGAGGGCCGCGACCTGTTTGTGGACGCCGGGCGCGTGTGGATGCGCAGCACGGGCGGGCGGCGACAGGTAGACGTGATCTACCGCCGCATTGACGACGATTTTCTGGACCCACTGGCCTTTCGTCGTGACAGCACGCTGGGCGTGGCCGGGCTGATCGAGGTCTACCGGCAGGGCCGCGTGGCGATTGCCAACGCCGTTGGGACGGGTGTGGCCGATGACAAGGCGGTCTACGCCTACGTGCCGGACATGATTCGCTACTACCTCAATGAAACGCCCCTGCTGCGCAACGTGCCCACCTTCCTGGGCTGGAACGCCGACCACCTGGACCACATGCTGGCCAACGCTGGTGAACTGGTGTTCAAGGCCGTGGGCGAGGCCGGCGGCTACGGCATGCTGATTGGCCCGGCCTCTACCCAGGCTGAACAGGAAGCGTATCTGGAGCGTGTGCGGCGTGACCCGCGCGAGTTCATCGCGCAGCCGGTGGTGGGGCTGTCCCGTCATCCCACCTTCTACCCCGATGGGCGCCAGTTTGAAGCCGCGCACATTGACCTGCGGCCCTACGTGCTGTACGGCCAGAACGTGACCATCGTGCCCGGCGGCCTGACCCGGGTGGCCCTGACGCGCGGCAGCCTGGTGGTGAACAGTTCGCAGGGCGGCGGCAGCAAGGACACCTGGGTGCTGGAACACGACGGCCCGGCCACGCCCGTGGCCATGAGCCAGCTGCTGCACGGTGACACGCAGAGCCAGGCACAGACTCAGGGTCAGGGCCGCCAGTCGCAAAGCCAGAGCCAGACGGGAGGCGGCACCCAGAGTCAGAGCCAATTTCAGGGCGGTTTCGGCTCAGTGCCGCTGGGGGCGGAGACCACGCCCGCTGACGACGCCCATACCGCCCATGTCCGGGAGCGCGCCGCCGAGGAAGCGCAGGTCGAGGCCTACGGGCAAAGTCAGGAGGCGTGGGGCAGGGTCCCTGCGCCGCCGTCTGCCCCCGACGAGTCGCCCGGCGGTCACTCCTACCAGCAGCAACTGGAAAAAGCCGAACTGGACAGCCCAACCCAGGAGGACCGCTGA
- a CDS encoding MIP/aquaporin family protein — MLPQKLVAEAVGTFALVFIGVLAIANNAGLLGVAFAHGLAIAVMAMALGTVSGGQFNPAVSFALSLTGHQDWRTTLAFVPAQLAGAALGAAAALGVAGLARLEAAGFGLPALGSGVSVGGGFLAEVIATAFLVLVVVKVAIHQRHVLGGLIVGLTIVADILAAGPLTGAAMNPARSFGPALVSGEWGAHWLYWLAPLLGAALGALIANFTEGLKPRPVPEAMN, encoded by the coding sequence ATGTTGCCTCAGAAGTTAGTGGCGGAAGCGGTGGGCACCTTTGCCCTCGTATTTATCGGGGTGTTGGCCATCGCCAACAATGCGGGGCTGCTGGGCGTGGCTTTTGCCCACGGCCTGGCCATCGCCGTCATGGCCATGGCGCTGGGGACCGTCAGCGGCGGCCAATTCAACCCAGCGGTCAGCTTTGCCCTCAGCCTGACCGGGCATCAGGACTGGCGCACCACGCTGGCGTTTGTTCCGGCGCAGTTGGCCGGGGCGGCCCTGGGTGCGGCGGCCGCCCTGGGGGTGGCGGGCCTGGCGCGCTTGGAGGCGGCTGGGTTTGGTCTTCCTGCCCTGGGCAGCGGCGTGTCTGTGGGCGGCGGCTTTCTGGCAGAAGTCATTGCCACTGCGTTTCTGGTGCTGGTGGTCGTCAAGGTCGCCATTCATCAGCGGCATGTGCTGGGCGGCCTGATTGTGGGCCTGACCATCGTGGCGGACATTCTGGCGGCTGGTCCCCTGACCGGCGCCGCCATGAATCCCGCACGCTCGTTCGGCCCGGCGCTGGTCTCGGGCGAGTGGGGCGCCCACTGGCTGTACTGGCTGGCCCCGCTGCTGGGGGCGGCGCTGGGCGCCCTGATTGCCAACTTCACCGAAGGCCTGAAACCCCGCCCCGTTCCGGAAGCCATGAACTGA
- a CDS encoding PRC-barrel domain-containing protein yields the protein MIKGKDILGRTIIAVDSGEHIDRVHDVVFDHQANQVLGLLVDEGGWFSAAKVVPFDRIRSIGEDAIMIGTHADVATTREDGRLKDALDSKVSLVGLTLLTTDGHNLGKIADVFFDEHSGRVEGYEATGGLFADLSSGRTFVPAPEQVQIGVDTALVPPAVAQAMEEQDDGGLRGALASAGSSISGAYQNIAEATKDRQKEYVVGKTAGGDIHTEDERLIVAKGETITAAHADEAEVAGKLTALATAATGGALADAYGSARDRVQESYEDVKGATAERQKAYVVGKTARSEVVTDTGEIIVPAGATITQYQADRAEATGRLAALTATATGGAIQEGVQSYRDRQQADPNTVEATIGRRVKSDVRAPGGSIVAATGQIVTPAIADRARHVGAEQALIAATTGGARPAEASAASTVSEGASNLLDRAKAWLGDRRDQAEGAIEQRQQDAMESRVRDALGRPVTRVILAPDDTIILNIGEIVTHKAVQAARDGDVLDILVSSVNKDQPEIDPLASRPEAHGEAALDSQPDTVTPPQASAERPS from the coding sequence ATGATTAAAGGCAAGGATATTCTCGGGCGCACGATTATCGCTGTGGACAGCGGCGAACACATTGACCGGGTACATGACGTGGTGTTTGACCACCAGGCCAATCAGGTCCTGGGGCTACTGGTCGACGAAGGCGGCTGGTTCAGCGCGGCCAAGGTGGTGCCTTTTGACCGCATCCGCAGCATTGGCGAGGACGCCATCATGATCGGCACCCACGCCGACGTGGCCACCACCCGCGAGGATGGCCGCCTGAAAGACGCCCTGGACAGCAAAGTCAGCCTGGTAGGCCTGACGCTGCTGACCACGGACGGCCACAACCTGGGCAAGATTGCCGACGTGTTTTTCGACGAGCATTCAGGCCGCGTGGAAGGCTATGAGGCCACTGGCGGCCTGTTTGCCGACCTGAGCAGCGGGCGCACCTTCGTGCCCGCCCCTGAGCAGGTGCAGATTGGTGTGGATACGGCGCTGGTGCCTCCAGCCGTCGCGCAGGCGATGGAAGAACAGGACGACGGCGGCCTTAGGGGTGCCCTGGCCTCGGCAGGCAGCAGCATCAGTGGGGCCTACCAGAACATTGCTGAAGCCACCAAAGATCGCCAGAAGGAATACGTAGTCGGCAAGACGGCGGGCGGCGATATCCACACTGAGGACGAGCGTCTGATTGTGGCCAAAGGCGAGACCATCACCGCCGCGCACGCCGACGAGGCCGAGGTGGCTGGCAAGCTGACGGCCCTGGCCACCGCCGCGACGGGCGGCGCCTTAGCCGACGCCTACGGCAGCGCCCGTGACCGCGTGCAGGAGTCCTACGAGGACGTGAAGGGCGCTACCGCCGAGCGGCAGAAAGCCTACGTGGTGGGCAAGACGGCCCGCAGTGAGGTCGTGACCGACACCGGCGAAATCATTGTGCCGGCCGGCGCAACCATCACCCAGTACCAGGCTGACCGCGCCGAGGCCACTGGGCGCCTGGCGGCTCTGACGGCCACAGCGACCGGCGGCGCCATTCAGGAAGGCGTACAGTCGTACCGAGACCGTCAGCAGGCCGACCCCAATACGGTGGAAGCCACCATTGGCCGCCGCGTTAAGAGCGACGTGCGGGCGCCAGGTGGCAGCATCGTGGCGGCCACTGGCCAGATTGTGACTCCCGCAATTGCCGACCGCGCCCGCCACGTCGGCGCCGAGCAGGCGCTGATTGCCGCGACCACTGGCGGCGCGCGCCCGGCAGAAGCAAGCGCCGCGAGCACGGTCTCCGAGGGCGCCAGCAACCTGCTGGACCGCGCCAAAGCCTGGCTGGGTGACCGGCGCGATCAGGCCGAGGGCGCCATTGAGCAGCGTCAGCAGGACGCCATGGAAAGCCGGGTGCGCGACGCCCTGGGCCGCCCCGTCACCCGCGTGATTCTGGCCCCAGACGACACCATCATCTTGAACATCGGGGAGATCGTGACCCACAAGGCGGTGCAGGCAGCCCGCGACGGCGATGTGCTGGACATCCTGGTCAGCAGCGTCAACAAGGATCAGCCTGAGATTGACCCGCTGGCCAGCCGCCCCGAGGCGCACGGCGAGGCCGCGCTGGACAGTCAGCCCGATACGGTGACGCCGCCTCAGGCGTCGGCCGAGCGGCCCAGCTAA
- the cysK gene encoding cysteine synthase A — translation MIQSFIGHTPLLQLSRVVEDGMADVFVKLEGQNPGGSIKDRTALGLIEDAERRGVLAPGGTIVEPTSGNTGIGLAQVAAAKGYRLILCMPASMSEERRRTLVAYGAELVLTDPARRMLAAIEEAERIVQERGAVMMNQFANPANPATHEATTGPELWDQMDGRLDAFVYGSGTGGTISGVGRFLKRQNPQVQVIACEPARSNVLGGGEMGTHGFQGMGPGFIPANLDRSVIDEVVEVWEEDAYPLARRLAQQEGVFVGMSSGAMVWAALQVARRLGPGKRVATIACDTGARYLTTSLFAGQEDTPPGYAPRSRERLG, via the coding sequence ATGATTCAGTCGTTCATCGGTCACACCCCTCTCTTGCAACTGTCGCGCGTGGTTGAGGACGGGATGGCCGACGTGTTCGTGAAATTGGAGGGCCAGAACCCAGGCGGCAGCATCAAGGACCGCACGGCCCTGGGGCTCATTGAGGACGCCGAGCGCCGGGGTGTCCTGGCCCCAGGCGGCACCATCGTGGAGCCGACCAGCGGCAACACCGGCATCGGGCTCGCGCAGGTGGCGGCGGCCAAGGGTTACCGGCTCATTCTATGTATGCCCGCCAGCATGAGCGAGGAGCGGCGGCGCACCCTGGTGGCCTACGGCGCCGAACTGGTGCTGACCGACCCCGCGCGGCGCATGCTGGCCGCCATTGAGGAAGCCGAGCGGATCGTGCAGGAGCGCGGCGCCGTCATGATGAATCAGTTTGCCAATCCCGCCAACCCCGCCACCCACGAGGCCACCACCGGGCCTGAGTTATGGGACCAGATGGACGGGCGCCTTGACGCTTTTGTGTACGGCAGCGGCACGGGCGGCACCATCAGCGGGGTGGGCCGCTTTCTGAAACGGCAAAATCCTCAGGTGCAGGTCATCGCCTGCGAACCTGCCCGCAGCAACGTGCTGGGCGGCGGCGAGATGGGCACGCACGGCTTTCAGGGCATGGGTCCCGGCTTTATTCCGGCCAATCTGGACCGCTCTGTGATTGACGAGGTGGTCGAGGTCTGGGAGGAAGACGCCTACCCACTGGCCCGCCGCCTAGCCCAGCAGGAGGGCGTCTTCGTGGGCATGAGCAGCGGCGCGATGGTCTGGGCCGCGCTTCAGGTGGCCCGCCGCCTAGGGCCAGGCAAGCGGGTGGCCACCATCGCCTGCGACACCGGGGCGCGCTACCTCACCACCAGCCTGTTTGCCGGCCAGGAAGACACGCCGCCCGGCTACGCGCCGCGTTCGCGCGAGCGGCTGGGCTAG